A genomic window from Candidatus Pelagisphaera phototrophica includes:
- a CDS encoding DUF1501 domain-containing protein: MTRRQFFGKSAKGLGGVALASMLNENLFSANSPVGGLPGFPNFAPKAKRIIYLFQSGGPSQIDMFDYKPNLNEVHGQEVPDSVFNGQRLTGMTAGQTSFPVARSIYNFEQVGQSGNWLNTDLMPHMAKVADEMCIIKSMYTEAINHDPAITFFQSGFQLAGRPSIGAWLSYGLGSMNEDLPAFVAMTSSGSGTGGQPLYDRLWGAGFLPSKHQGVKFSGGKDPVLYLNNPDGMSSKLRRKTLDHIAAMNQMKFDDYGDPEIETRISQYEMAFRMQTSVPELTDVSSEPDSTFELYGEDARKPGTYANNCLLARRLAERDVRFIQLFHRGWDAHNNLPNVKKRQCGSTDQASAGLIQDLKQRGLLKDTLVIWGGEFGRTVYCQDELTDKTYGRDHHPRCFSMFMAGGGSNPGMSYGETDDFSYNIAKDPVSVHDLHATILHMLGVDHKKLTYKFQGRHYRLTDVHGKVIKPLLA, from the coding sequence ATGACTCGTCGCCAGTTTTTCGGGAAGTCGGCAAAGGGGTTGGGGGGTGTTGCCTTGGCCTCCATGCTGAATGAGAATCTCTTCTCCGCTAATTCCCCCGTCGGCGGTCTTCCCGGATTTCCCAATTTCGCTCCCAAGGCCAAACGAATTATTTATCTTTTCCAATCCGGTGGCCCTTCGCAGATCGACATGTTCGATTATAAGCCGAATTTGAATGAGGTCCACGGTCAGGAGGTTCCTGATTCTGTCTTCAATGGGCAACGTCTCACCGGTATGACAGCGGGCCAGACGTCCTTTCCGGTGGCACGGTCTATCTACAATTTCGAACAGGTTGGACAGAGCGGCAATTGGTTGAATACCGATCTCATGCCCCATATGGCGAAAGTAGCGGATGAGATGTGCATCATTAAATCGATGTACACGGAAGCCATTAACCACGATCCTGCGATCACATTTTTCCAATCAGGCTTCCAGCTGGCAGGCCGCCCTAGCATTGGTGCTTGGCTATCCTATGGACTGGGTAGCATGAATGAGGATTTGCCAGCATTTGTAGCCATGACCTCCAGTGGTTCAGGTACAGGGGGACAACCTCTTTACGACCGGTTGTGGGGTGCGGGGTTTTTGCCTTCTAAGCACCAGGGGGTGAAGTTTTCAGGAGGGAAAGATCCCGTCCTGTACTTGAATAATCCGGACGGAATGAGCTCGAAACTTCGCCGGAAGACTTTGGATCACATCGCAGCGATGAATCAGATGAAATTCGATGATTATGGTGATCCCGAGATTGAGACACGAATTTCTCAGTACGAGATGGCGTTTCGGATGCAGACGTCGGTGCCTGAGCTGACCGATGTTTCATCCGAACCGGACAGCACCTTCGAGCTCTACGGTGAAGATGCGCGGAAACCGGGAACGTATGCCAACAACTGCCTGCTGGCCCGTCGCTTAGCGGAGCGTGACGTCCGGTTTATACAGCTGTTTCATAGAGGGTGGGATGCCCACAACAACCTCCCGAACGTAAAGAAACGCCAGTGCGGGTCCACTGATCAGGCCTCTGCCGGTTTGATCCAGGATCTTAAACAGCGAGGCTTACTCAAGGATACGCTTGTTATTTGGGGAGGGGAGTTTGGCCGGACGGTGTATTGCCAGGATGAATTGACTGACAAAACCTATGGTCGAGATCATCATCCTCGTTGTTTTAGTATGTTCATGGCAGGTGGCGGATCGAATCCGGGAATGAGCTATGGGGAGACGGATGATTTCAGCTACAATATTGCCAAAGACCCCGTAAGCGTCCATGATCTCCATGCGACTATTCTTCACATGCTGGGGGTCGACCATAAGAAGCTCACCTATAAGTTCCAAGGCCGGCATTACAGGCTTACCGACGTTCACGGAAAAGTTATCAAGCCGTTGTTAGCGTGA
- a CDS encoding DUF1553 domain-containing protein gives MSSTWTFRQNVKSVRLALLGAASACAFALVSKGEAIDFNRDILPVLSDKCFKCHGPDEEFREADLRLDTRDGATADLGDGYFAIVPGNPSESEVVWRINADDEEDLMPPRDSNLSLSPEEKERISQWIAEGAEWKNHWSFEPVVRRELPKVEDSEWSRNGIDRFVLARLEEEGIKPSPEAEKETLIRRLSLDLTGLPPTPEEVDQFLGEDSPDAYERLVDRLLASPRYGETMALPWLDAARYADTDGYQNDGPREMWRWRDWVIDAYNQNKPFDEFTIEQLAGDLLPNPNLDQVIATGFNRNHRYNSEAGIVFEEFRLENAVDRVDTASTVWMGLTMGCARCHDHKYDPISTKEYYQLISYFNSIPESGRAKKFGNSEPWILSPTKSQLDELVRKDAAIESARDALEKQENEWSRVQALWEANGSEASRESELLKQGRTFAYSFDGNEASVSVMKGQPCFGKGISGTAATFDGESSFAVESEGTFASEHQFSVSFWVKPDSVDEGVILSRQDDNQKRPGIAAEFKDGHLQFYIITRWIAGVGAIETLEKWPPGEWMHVALVNDGTKRAQGMHIFVNGKRADTRILHNSNSNDGQYAKKAQFRIGGGVFGADFQGQIDELRIYTRELWNDEIAILAESLGIREIALKKQSQRSVSESAKLRAYYMENESPQNFRVLYSRLIDARADRTVYYDSLPTTMIMQELPEPRETFVRKRGVYNQFGEKVERKLPAAISGSEQKFLPNRLGLAQWLVNGEHPLTGRVAANRYWLKYFGRGLVKTAEDFGIQGERPSHPELLDWLADEFVRLNWDVKAMQKLIVTSATYRQSSRMGPGLRERDPANILLARGPRERLSSHATRDQALAVSGLLVEKIGGPSVSPYQPDRFWELLSNMKYKQSSGEDLYRRSLYTIWKRTIPPPSMAVLDAADRESCIVSTKRTNTPLQALAMLNEKAFVEAARNFGQRILLEGGDSIESQVEFAFRSVTGRYPSEREHTLLYDAYREYNDEFNGELGEAHKFIRIGESEIDERLDPTQLAAATTFANVLLNLDEVITKE, from the coding sequence ATGAGCTCAACCTGGACCTTTCGTCAAAACGTAAAAAGCGTAAGGCTCGCCCTTCTAGGTGCGGCGTCTGCCTGCGCTTTTGCGCTCGTTTCGAAGGGAGAAGCGATCGATTTCAATCGAGACATCCTTCCCGTGCTCTCTGACAAATGTTTCAAGTGTCATGGTCCCGATGAAGAGTTCCGCGAGGCAGACTTGAGGCTAGACACGAGGGATGGGGCGACTGCGGATCTGGGTGACGGTTACTTTGCTATTGTTCCCGGCAATCCGAGCGAGAGTGAGGTAGTTTGGAGGATCAATGCGGACGACGAGGAGGACTTGATGCCTCCTAGGGACTCAAATCTGTCACTCTCGCCCGAAGAGAAGGAGCGAATTAGCCAATGGATTGCGGAAGGGGCAGAGTGGAAGAACCACTGGTCGTTCGAGCCAGTAGTGAGGCGGGAGCTTCCGAAGGTTGAGGATTCGGAATGGAGCCGTAACGGAATTGACCGATTTGTGCTCGCCCGGCTGGAGGAAGAGGGAATTAAACCATCTCCCGAAGCGGAAAAGGAGACCCTGATTCGCCGATTGAGTCTCGATTTGACGGGTTTGCCGCCGACCCCTGAAGAAGTGGACCAGTTCTTGGGCGAGGACTCCCCTGATGCATACGAACGATTGGTGGACCGTTTATTGGCCTCGCCTCGTTATGGAGAGACAATGGCGTTGCCTTGGTTGGACGCCGCCCGGTATGCGGATACCGATGGCTACCAGAATGATGGCCCGCGTGAAATGTGGCGCTGGCGGGACTGGGTGATTGATGCCTATAATCAGAACAAGCCGTTCGATGAATTCACGATAGAGCAACTAGCGGGAGACTTGCTGCCTAACCCGAATCTGGATCAAGTCATAGCGACAGGGTTTAATCGAAATCACAGGTACAATTCTGAAGCTGGAATCGTATTCGAGGAGTTCCGCTTAGAGAACGCCGTGGATAGGGTGGACACTGCCTCCACCGTTTGGATGGGGCTGACGATGGGCTGTGCTCGTTGTCATGACCACAAGTATGACCCGATCAGCACCAAGGAGTACTATCAGCTCATTTCCTATTTCAATAGCATCCCCGAGTCGGGCCGGGCAAAAAAGTTCGGCAACTCGGAACCTTGGATCCTATCTCCAACCAAGAGTCAGCTCGATGAATTGGTTCGCAAGGATGCGGCGATCGAGAGTGCTCGAGACGCTTTAGAAAAACAGGAAAACGAATGGTCCAGGGTTCAAGCTCTTTGGGAAGCGAATGGTTCCGAGGCGAGTCGTGAATCCGAGCTACTGAAGCAAGGACGCACGTTTGCCTACAGTTTCGATGGAAACGAAGCATCGGTATCCGTTATGAAAGGGCAGCCTTGTTTCGGTAAGGGCATTTCCGGTACAGCGGCGACTTTCGATGGGGAAAGCAGTTTTGCCGTTGAGAGCGAAGGAACGTTTGCCAGTGAGCATCAATTTAGTGTGAGTTTCTGGGTCAAGCCGGATTCGGTAGATGAAGGGGTAATATTGTCGCGGCAAGACGACAACCAAAAGCGTCCGGGAATCGCAGCGGAATTTAAGGACGGACATTTACAGTTCTATATCATCACGCGATGGATAGCAGGGGTTGGCGCTATCGAAACTCTGGAAAAATGGCCTCCCGGAGAATGGATGCATGTCGCTCTAGTTAATGACGGAACCAAGCGAGCGCAGGGCATGCACATATTTGTAAATGGCAAACGGGCGGATACGCGGATTCTGCATAATTCCAATAGTAACGACGGGCAGTACGCAAAGAAGGCTCAATTCCGTATTGGCGGGGGAGTATTTGGGGCCGATTTCCAGGGACAGATCGATGAATTGAGGATCTACACACGGGAGTTGTGGAACGACGAAATCGCGATTTTGGCGGAATCCTTGGGTATTCGAGAGATCGCTTTGAAGAAGCAATCGCAGCGTTCTGTTTCAGAAAGCGCAAAGCTGCGTGCCTACTATATGGAGAATGAATCGCCGCAGAATTTCAGAGTCTTGTATTCAAGGCTGATTGACGCACGAGCAGATAGAACGGTCTACTACGATTCACTTCCGACTACCATGATTATGCAGGAGTTGCCGGAGCCAAGAGAGACCTTTGTGCGTAAGCGTGGGGTCTACAACCAATTTGGCGAGAAGGTAGAACGGAAACTTCCCGCGGCGATTTCGGGCTCGGAGCAAAAATTTTTGCCGAATCGCTTGGGTCTGGCTCAATGGCTTGTGAACGGCGAACATCCTCTGACTGGGCGGGTAGCGGCCAATCGATACTGGCTCAAGTATTTTGGGAGAGGTTTGGTCAAGACGGCGGAAGACTTTGGTATTCAGGGTGAGCGACCTAGCCATCCTGAATTGTTGGATTGGCTTGCGGACGAGTTTGTCCGCTTGAATTGGGACGTCAAAGCGATGCAAAAGCTGATCGTTACCAGCGCGACCTATCGACAATCGTCGAGAATGGGTCCCGGTTTGCGAGAGCGCGATCCCGCGAATATCCTCTTGGCGAGAGGGCCTCGCGAGCGGCTTTCTTCTCACGCAACCCGAGATCAAGCCTTGGCGGTGAGCGGCTTGTTGGTTGAGAAAATAGGGGGTCCCTCGGTTAGTCCCTACCAGCCAGACCGGTTTTGGGAATTATTGAGTAATATGAAATACAAGCAATCTTCGGGTGAGGATTTATACCGAAGAAGTTTGTACACAATCTGGAAGCGCACGATTCCTCCCCCTTCCATGGCTGTGCTGGACGCAGCGGACCGTGAGTCTTGCATCGTTTCGACCAAGAGAACGAATACCCCATTACAGGCTCTTGCCATGCTGAATGAAAAGGCATTTGTCGAAGCGGCTCGAAACTTTGGGCAGCGAATTTTGCTCGAAGGAGGAGATTCTATTGAATCGCAAGTGGAGTTTGCCTTTCGTTCGGTGACGGGCCGTTACCCGAGTGAGCGAGAGCACACACTGCTTTACGATGCGTATCGAGAGTATAACGACGAGTTTAATGGCGAGCTAGGTGAGGCCCATAAATTTATACGAATTGGGGAATCGGAAATCGACGAAAGGCTGGACCCCACGCAGCTTGCTGCTGCAACTACCTTTGCCAATGTGCTTTTGAATTTGGACGAAGTGATAACGAAGGAGTAG
- a CDS encoding alkaline phosphatase D family protein, giving the protein MKPASLTALAAIVLTLSTTLQAADYSLNLPDNVTRPWVAPEIWTTPMMDWQLSEGRVEITQGGRGHDLQLLTHQMKPGNGRFNMKVRAGSLRDQSKEEGLGAVGFRFAVVGAMPEEYRSNLFGSSGVNAGVTTEGKLFIGNKFSPKAIDPKLLDDLQLDIQIDCVGSNATATLLAASGKRPARVVGRFSATIKSDPLIGNIGLFAGPIDNSGQSNASRRAGSNGDYRFWFTDWEVSGDKITSREEQRFGPLLWSQYTLHENILKMTAHVAPVGSGENKTVILSLKKDGQWKPVGRSAYDPLSRTSHFRIESWDSAKDTDYRLSFEYETADGSKTDYWEGRIRKNPTDQPEIKLAALSCMVDYAFPNQYIYESIKAQNPDLVFFAGDQIYESVAGYNVVRTRSEADVPRASLNYLQKYWLFGWSFRDVLKDRPSVIIPDDHDVYHGNIWGQGGAAMPKEAKSTSSFGGYNMHPKFVNMVQRTQVSHLPDPFNPTPVKQGITVYYTELNVGGVSFAILEDRKFKSSPGDVLDEPVGGSSRLDHVMDPDYDTTQLDKPGLRLLGERQLTFLEHWANDWKNDQMKAVLSQSPFGSVATTHGGPNSRLAADLDSNGWPQSGRSRALEIIRRAHAIMIHGDQHVGTLTHHGIDDWNDSGWSFAPPGIANGYKRLWDPIEPGKNRQPGFPEYTGEFLDSFRNKVNVWAVNNRPDTYNPEFQPSDNTMIERLRGTGSGYGIIRFKKDTLETVVENWGPDENWTPQNNRGQYFGWPVNIGVEKQYGRKAAGHLAELKVPDAATSIQVINESTGEIEYTLPVKDEEALSPKVFDKSATYTILIRDIQSKELKKRDNQTPR; this is encoded by the coding sequence ATGAAGCCTGCATCCCTGACTGCTCTTGCTGCAATTGTGCTAACACTCTCAACCACTCTCCAAGCGGCTGACTACTCTCTCAATCTTCCCGACAACGTCACTCGGCCCTGGGTCGCCCCGGAAATCTGGACCACGCCAATGATGGATTGGCAGCTTTCCGAAGGACGCGTCGAGATCACTCAAGGGGGTCGGGGGCATGACCTTCAACTCCTCACCCACCAAATGAAACCCGGCAACGGCCGCTTTAACATGAAAGTGCGTGCCGGTTCCCTTCGCGACCAATCCAAGGAAGAAGGCCTAGGAGCGGTTGGATTTCGTTTCGCGGTAGTCGGGGCGATGCCAGAAGAATACCGCTCTAATCTGTTTGGCAGTAGCGGCGTCAACGCGGGCGTCACCACGGAAGGAAAACTATTCATTGGAAACAAATTTTCACCCAAGGCTATTGATCCCAAATTACTAGACGATCTCCAGCTCGATATCCAAATCGATTGCGTTGGATCCAATGCCACTGCAACTCTGCTAGCAGCATCTGGAAAGCGTCCGGCCCGGGTTGTTGGCCGCTTTTCCGCTACGATAAAAAGCGACCCACTCATTGGCAATATCGGCTTGTTCGCGGGCCCCATTGACAACAGCGGCCAGTCCAACGCCTCCCGACGTGCCGGTTCAAACGGCGACTACCGCTTCTGGTTCACAGATTGGGAAGTCTCAGGGGACAAAATCACTAGCAGAGAGGAGCAGCGTTTCGGACCGCTCCTATGGTCCCAGTACACCCTCCATGAAAATATCCTAAAAATGACCGCTCACGTCGCTCCCGTAGGCAGTGGCGAAAACAAAACGGTCATTCTATCTCTAAAAAAGGATGGCCAGTGGAAGCCGGTTGGAAGAAGTGCCTACGACCCGCTTTCTCGCACCTCCCATTTTCGTATTGAATCTTGGGATAGCGCAAAAGATACGGACTATCGATTGAGTTTTGAATACGAAACTGCGGACGGTTCGAAAACCGATTATTGGGAGGGCCGTATCCGCAAAAATCCTACCGACCAACCGGAAATCAAACTCGCCGCCCTATCGTGTATGGTCGACTACGCTTTCCCGAATCAGTACATCTACGAGAGCATCAAAGCCCAAAATCCGGATCTCGTCTTTTTCGCAGGAGACCAGATTTACGAAAGTGTCGCCGGCTACAACGTCGTGCGGACTCGCTCCGAAGCAGATGTTCCTCGTGCCTCGCTCAACTACCTGCAGAAATACTGGCTCTTCGGATGGAGCTTTCGCGATGTTCTGAAAGACCGCCCCTCGGTCATCATTCCGGACGACCACGACGTTTATCATGGCAACATTTGGGGCCAAGGGGGCGCTGCAATGCCTAAGGAAGCCAAGTCGACTAGCAGCTTCGGGGGCTACAACATGCACCCGAAATTCGTGAACATGGTTCAACGAACGCAGGTTTCCCACTTGCCAGACCCGTTTAACCCGACTCCTGTCAAACAAGGGATAACCGTTTACTATACGGAACTCAACGTGGGAGGCGTAAGCTTCGCCATACTGGAAGACCGCAAGTTTAAATCGTCTCCTGGCGATGTTCTCGACGAACCGGTCGGCGGCAGCTCCCGCCTCGACCATGTCATGGATCCAGACTACGACACGACTCAGTTGGACAAGCCGGGACTTAGACTTCTTGGAGAACGCCAATTAACGTTCCTCGAGCATTGGGCCAATGACTGGAAAAATGACCAGATGAAGGCGGTGCTGTCCCAATCGCCTTTCGGCTCCGTCGCCACAACACATGGTGGACCCAATAGCCGTCTTGCCGCAGATCTCGACTCCAATGGCTGGCCTCAAAGTGGGCGCAGTCGGGCTCTGGAAATCATTCGCAGAGCCCACGCCATCATGATTCACGGTGACCAGCATGTGGGCACTCTAACTCACCATGGCATTGACGACTGGAACGACTCCGGCTGGTCTTTCGCCCCCCCTGGCATTGCCAATGGATACAAACGGCTTTGGGACCCAATCGAGCCTGGCAAGAATCGCCAGCCAGGATTTCCTGAATACACCGGCGAGTTTCTCGACAGCTTCCGCAACAAAGTCAATGTCTGGGCGGTCAATAATCGTCCTGATACCTACAACCCCGAATTTCAGCCATCTGACAACACCATGATCGAGAGACTTCGGGGAACCGGAAGCGGTTATGGAATCATTCGATTTAAGAAAGACACCCTCGAAACTGTCGTGGAAAACTGGGGACCTGATGAAAACTGGACCCCTCAGAATAATCGAGGACAATATTTCGGTTGGCCGGTTAACATCGGCGTGGAAAAGCAATACGGCCGGAAAGCCGCAGGACACTTGGCCGAATTGAAAGTTCCAGATGCGGCAACCAGCATCCAGGTTATCAACGAATCGACAGGTGAAATTGAATACACCCTACCCGTAAAAGATGAGGAGGCACTCTCCCCAAAGGTCTTCGACAAGTCCGCCACCTACACTATCCTCATCCGAGACATCCAGAGTAAGGAACTGAAAAAACGGGATAATCAGACTCCAAGATAG
- the lpxA gene encoding acyl-ACP--UDP-N-acetylglucosamine O-acyltransferase produces MIHATAIVSPDARIGENVEIGPYVVVEGEVEIGDGSKLDSHAIVKNGSRIGKDVSVGNYVVIGGLPQDLGFDPATRTYAIIGDGTELREGATVNRATQPEGATVIGENCYLMAQSHVGHDSILGERVVLANVAMVAGFVQIGRFSFMGGGAGIHQYNRIGEGVMIGGNAAISLDIAPFTIVADRNELYGLNLIGLRRRKVPRDSIQALRTCYKDVLVESTNVKARASELLQGEYRDIEEARHFLEFFQSGKRGFARAKGN; encoded by the coding sequence ATGATTCATGCGACAGCGATTGTTTCTCCCGACGCTCGGATTGGAGAGAACGTGGAAATCGGTCCCTATGTTGTTGTTGAAGGCGAGGTCGAAATTGGGGATGGTTCAAAGCTGGACAGTCATGCTATCGTGAAGAATGGTTCCCGGATCGGAAAGGATGTTTCGGTCGGGAACTATGTAGTGATCGGAGGTTTGCCTCAAGACTTAGGGTTTGATCCCGCTACTCGGACGTATGCGATTATTGGCGACGGAACAGAACTTAGGGAAGGAGCGACTGTGAATCGAGCGACGCAACCTGAGGGGGCAACCGTCATAGGCGAGAATTGCTACTTAATGGCCCAGTCGCATGTGGGGCATGACAGTATTCTGGGTGAGCGAGTGGTACTCGCCAATGTGGCCATGGTAGCTGGATTCGTGCAAATCGGACGATTCTCATTCATGGGAGGAGGAGCCGGTATCCATCAGTACAATCGTATTGGCGAAGGGGTGATGATTGGAGGGAATGCAGCCATATCCCTGGATATTGCGCCCTTCACGATCGTCGCGGATCGAAATGAGCTTTATGGTTTGAATCTGATTGGGCTTCGCCGACGCAAAGTTCCCCGTGATAGCATTCAGGCGTTGAGGACTTGCTATAAGGATGTCCTTGTGGAGTCGACCAATGTAAAGGCAAGAGCTTCCGAATTGTTGCAGGGTGAATACCGTGATATCGAAGAAGCGAGACACTTTCTAGAATTTTTCCAATCAGGAAAGCGCGGATTCGCCCGAGCCAAAGGGAATTAG
- a CDS encoding sulfatase family protein, with product MRSALALFLFSQIFAGLVASKNKPNFVLVLADDLSHFDVGCYGGQAITPHMDGLAKEGMRFTNCFQAAPTCSPTRHNLYTGQSPVKTGAYPNHTFVYPGTQSIVQYLESLGYRVALSGKTHIKPQSAFPFEYLSQGSNPDFEAVEAFIKSCQQENTPFCLFLTSNEPHAPWDKGDPSQYSAEDIQLPYTFVDTPETRDALVRYLAETTYFDGQVGQALDLISKYDLVDDTLFIATTEQGSSLPFAKWTLYDAGLQTGFIARWPGKIEPGSVCEALIEYADIVPTFVEAGGGVPAPVLDGKSLLPLFAGQAVAHKKYVFSEMTTRGIINAPDHFGIRSVRSLKYKYIWNFTPEVKFENVVTIPEDTKWGEAQVFNSWKRKAEYDPDAAEKVRRYHFRPEEELYFIEEDYHEWNSLASNPEYADIKKRLRSELLAWMEANGDQGQQTELEADLRHSRNSPK from the coding sequence ATGAGATCCGCACTCGCCCTTTTTCTTTTTTCTCAAATCTTCGCAGGCCTGGTCGCCTCCAAGAATAAGCCCAATTTCGTCTTGGTACTCGCGGATGATTTGAGCCACTTCGATGTAGGCTGCTATGGAGGCCAGGCCATCACCCCCCACATGGACGGACTGGCTAAAGAAGGCATGCGGTTCACCAATTGCTTCCAAGCCGCTCCCACTTGCTCACCCACCCGCCATAACTTGTACACTGGACAGTCTCCCGTAAAAACCGGTGCCTACCCGAATCACACCTTCGTCTACCCGGGAACCCAAAGTATCGTCCAATACCTCGAATCGCTCGGCTATCGGGTCGCACTCAGTGGCAAAACGCACATCAAACCGCAGTCAGCCTTTCCTTTCGAGTACTTGAGCCAAGGATCCAATCCGGACTTCGAGGCCGTCGAAGCGTTCATCAAGTCGTGCCAGCAGGAGAATACCCCCTTCTGCCTCTTCCTCACTTCCAACGAACCCCACGCCCCTTGGGACAAAGGCGACCCCAGCCAGTACTCGGCCGAGGATATTCAGCTGCCCTATACCTTTGTCGATACGCCGGAAACGCGAGACGCCTTGGTTCGCTACCTGGCCGAAACGACTTACTTCGATGGACAGGTTGGGCAGGCCCTCGATTTGATTTCCAAGTATGACCTCGTCGACGATACGCTTTTCATCGCCACTACCGAGCAAGGGTCCAGCCTGCCTTTCGCCAAATGGACCCTCTACGACGCCGGGCTGCAAACTGGCTTCATCGCTCGATGGCCCGGAAAAATCGAGCCCGGCTCCGTTTGCGAAGCACTGATAGAATACGCTGATATTGTGCCTACGTTCGTAGAGGCTGGCGGCGGGGTACCCGCACCCGTCCTGGATGGCAAAAGCCTCTTGCCGCTTTTCGCGGGCCAAGCAGTCGCGCACAAGAAATACGTTTTCTCAGAAATGACGACCCGAGGCATCATCAACGCGCCCGACCATTTTGGAATTCGTTCTGTCCGGTCATTAAAATACAAGTACATCTGGAACTTCACTCCCGAAGTGAAATTCGAGAATGTAGTCACCATTCCTGAGGACACCAAATGGGGGGAAGCTCAGGTCTTCAACTCGTGGAAAAGGAAAGCGGAGTATGATCCCGACGCCGCGGAAAAAGTAAGGCGATACCACTTTCGCCCGGAAGAAGAACTCTACTTTATCGAGGAGGACTATCACGAATGGAATAGCCTCGCCTCAAATCCTGAATACGCTGACATCAAGAAAAGACTTCGATCCGAACTCCTCGCCTGGATGGAGGCCAATGGTGACCAAGGTCAGCAAACCGAGCTCGAGGCAGACCTCCGCCATAGTCGAAACTCCCCGAAATAA
- a CDS encoding sulfatase family protein, giving the protein MRLSTRFIFGFFGLLSLGTLLSGAGPNIVIILVDDMGYGDLGCYNQDSKIPTPNIDRLASEGMRFRDAHAPGPLCHMSRYGLMTGRYPFRIDVGIWPRLPLIAEGQMTIASLLKARGYRTSMVGKWHLGFKENGYENPLPGGPIDCGFDTYFGIRASTDIPPYFYIRDDLAISPPTEFIEQRQSEGWTNIQGEFWREGGIAPGLELKDVLPRFTNEAIEVIDDHARIGGRNKEPLMLYLAYPAPHTPWLPSPEFVGKSGASMYGDFMMMVDSEIGRVLSSLDQAEMAEDTMVIFTSDNGPVWYDSDVERFDHDSSGGLRGMKSDAWEAGHRMPLIVRWPGEVKKGSVSDHLVCFTDLLATFADIHDVKLPKAVGPDSFSFLPALKQRKPRKTPIRETFVMKSGSGGLMTIRSGDWKFIEGQGSGGFSGRVRGSDPLAVKGRAEAAQELKESEPEAQLYNLSQDIGETINLFDDNPEIVSELRREMNYIVTSGSSR; this is encoded by the coding sequence ATGAGACTCAGTACACGATTCATCTTCGGCTTTTTCGGCCTCTTATCCCTAGGCACGCTGTTGTCGGGAGCGGGCCCGAATATAGTGATCATCCTCGTAGATGATATGGGTTATGGCGATTTAGGTTGCTACAATCAGGATTCCAAAATCCCTACACCTAATATCGACCGTCTGGCAAGTGAGGGTATGCGCTTTCGCGACGCTCATGCTCCGGGACCCCTCTGCCACATGTCTCGCTATGGGCTTATGACCGGACGGTATCCATTTCGTATAGACGTGGGTATTTGGCCGCGGCTACCACTGATTGCCGAGGGGCAAATGACAATCGCTTCGTTGCTCAAGGCTCGAGGGTACCGCACATCCATGGTGGGGAAATGGCATCTGGGTTTTAAGGAAAATGGTTATGAGAACCCACTACCAGGCGGACCGATAGACTGTGGATTCGATACGTACTTTGGGATTCGAGCCTCAACGGATATTCCCCCTTACTTCTATATTCGCGATGACCTGGCGATCAGCCCTCCGACGGAATTTATCGAGCAGCGGCAAAGTGAAGGCTGGACCAATATTCAGGGTGAATTCTGGCGTGAAGGCGGAATTGCTCCGGGTCTAGAGTTAAAGGACGTTTTGCCCCGATTCACGAATGAGGCGATTGAAGTGATTGACGACCATGCTCGAATTGGAGGTCGAAATAAGGAACCATTGATGCTCTATCTTGCGTATCCAGCTCCTCATACGCCTTGGTTGCCCTCACCCGAGTTTGTGGGTAAGAGTGGAGCCTCAATGTACGGTGACTTCATGATGATGGTCGATAGCGAAATTGGGCGAGTATTGAGTTCTTTGGATCAAGCCGAAATGGCGGAGGACACGATGGTTATTTTTACGTCTGACAATGGGCCAGTTTGGTACGACAGTGATGTGGAGCGCTTCGATCACGATTCTTCGGGTGGCTTGCGTGGGATGAAATCCGACGCTTGGGAAGCCGGCCACCGGATGCCTTTAATTGTTCGATGGCCGGGTGAAGTGAAAAAGGGGAGCGTGAGCGATCACCTAGTTTGCTTTACCGATTTGCTTGCGACATTTGCGGATATCCACGATGTGAAACTTCCTAAGGCGGTGGGTCCGGATAGTTTTAGTTTCCTGCCCGCCTTGAAGCAAAGAAAACCGAGAAAGACACCGATTAGAGAAACGTTCGTGATGAAGTCCGGAAGTGGAGGATTGATGACCATACGGTCTGGCGATTGGAAGTTTATTGAAGGGCAAGGATCTGGAGGATTCTCAGGTAGAGTAAGGGGGTCGGATCCGCTCGCGGTCAAAGGCCGGGCGGAGGCTGCCCAAGAGCTCAAGGAGTCGGAACCTGAGGCCCAGCTTTACAATTTGAGCCAGGACATAGGAGAAACGATTAATCTTTTCGACGACAATCCCGAGATCGTGTCAGAGCTTCGGAGAGAAATGAACTACATCGTAACTTCGGGTAGCAGTCGGTAG